In the genome of Chryseobacterium arthrosphaerae, one region contains:
- a CDS encoding DUF7079 family protein, with amino-acid sequence MNFIRRFFKTGENTGDTWGMFRSSKSEIREFLVSLGQLSFADDSLTIKNYPFEPSIAYRQNTFPSEQIDDIDFTSSPPTCRIGNELLFLNAEQKTELEKFAGRNNIKTVKRPMIWEWILEPFLDTEFTPETDQKLTEILAKFGLTAEQVKNLRAEVETQMLKYNFDTMLWEWCGFDASDVLRAMRTKYQKAEFEDFYQRVMEIALLTEKE; translated from the coding sequence ATGAATTTTATCCGACGGTTTTTCAAAACAGGTGAAAATACAGGTGATACCTGGGGCATGTTTCGTTCTTCAAAATCTGAAATACGGGAATTCCTTGTGTCTTTAGGACAGCTTTCCTTCGCCGATGATTCTCTTACAATAAAAAATTACCCTTTTGAGCCTTCTATTGCCTATAGACAGAATACCTTTCCGTCAGAGCAGATTGATGATATTGATTTTACATCCAGCCCTCCCACCTGTAGAATCGGAAATGAACTTCTGTTTTTAAATGCTGAGCAAAAAACTGAACTTGAAAAATTTGCCGGAAGAAATAACATTAAAACTGTTAAACGCCCCATGATCTGGGAGTGGATCCTTGAACCTTTCTTAGACACGGAATTCACACCTGAAACAGATCAAAAACTAACAGAAATCCTGGCAAAATTCGGATTAACAGCTGAACAGGTGAAAAATCTAAGGGCAGAAGTAGAAACCCAGATGCTCAAATACAATTTTGATACAATGCTATGGGAATGGTGCGGATTTGATGCTTCAGATGTGCTGAGAGCCATGCGGACAAAATATCAAAAGGCTGAATTTGAGGATTTCTACCAACGGGTCATGGAAATCGCATTATTAACAGAGAAAGAGTAA